In Nocardia asteroides, a single genomic region encodes these proteins:
- a CDS encoding flavin-containing monooxygenase, with protein MSGVTALPGRGGSPLDAVVIGAGFAGIGAAIRLRQKGIRNVAVLERDSRIGGTWRDNTYPGAACDIPSRLYSYSFAPNPDWSRTYSGSAEILRYIEHMADEFGVRQLIRFGHTVTGIAWDEPSGLWEVSLADQPTLWARSVVLASGPLAEPGYPDIPGLDRFEGKVVHSARWDHEYDFAGKRVAVVGTGASAVQIVPELVRRVESVRVFQRTAGWVLPRLNHRTSPLLRELYRQIPAGEKLAREAWFWGHESVALGVVWNSPLTRVVESVARAHLRAQVRDPWLRRQLTPDFRAGCKRLLMSSEYYPALQQPNCKLVTWPIAGIHANGIRTAEGIEHRADCLVLATGFEVSKQGTPIPVRGRGGRELAAEWSGGAYAYKSITVAGYPNLFLTFGPNSGPGHNSALVYMEAQLEYLSEAIGVLLSRDLRGLEVRREVQDRYNARLQRRLASTTWNSGCRSWYLTEDGFNATMYPGFGTQYVRELAIVDLDDYVLTPRQPVRAEPGIAVPFG; from the coding sequence GTGAGCGGCGTGACGGCCCTGCCCGGGCGCGGCGGCTCGCCGCTGGACGCGGTGGTGATCGGCGCCGGGTTCGCTGGCATCGGTGCCGCGATCAGGCTGCGGCAGAAGGGCATCCGCAATGTCGCGGTGCTGGAGCGGGACAGCAGGATCGGCGGCACCTGGCGGGACAACACCTACCCCGGCGCCGCCTGCGACATCCCGTCCCGGCTCTACTCCTACAGCTTCGCGCCGAACCCCGACTGGTCGCGGACCTACTCCGGCAGCGCCGAGATCCTGCGCTACATCGAGCACATGGCCGACGAGTTCGGCGTGCGGCAGCTCATCCGCTTCGGCCACACCGTCACCGGGATCGCCTGGGACGAGCCGAGCGGGTTGTGGGAGGTGTCGCTCGCCGACCAGCCGACGCTGTGGGCGCGCAGCGTGGTGCTGGCCTCGGGGCCGCTCGCCGAGCCCGGCTACCCGGACATCCCCGGACTGGACCGGTTCGAGGGCAAGGTCGTGCACAGCGCGCGCTGGGACCACGAGTACGACTTCGCGGGCAAGCGGGTCGCCGTGGTCGGCACCGGAGCCAGTGCCGTGCAGATCGTGCCGGAGCTGGTGCGGCGGGTGGAGTCGGTGCGGGTCTTCCAGCGCACCGCGGGCTGGGTGCTGCCCCGGCTGAACCACCGGACCTCGCCACTGCTGCGCGAGCTCTACCGGCAGATCCCGGCGGGCGAGAAGCTGGCGCGGGAGGCGTGGTTCTGGGGGCACGAGTCGGTGGCGCTCGGCGTGGTCTGGAATTCGCCGCTGACCAGGGTGGTCGAGTCGGTGGCGCGGGCGCACCTGCGGGCCCAGGTCCGCGACCCGTGGCTGCGCCGCCAGCTCACCCCCGACTTCCGGGCGGGGTGCAAGCGGCTGCTCATGAGCAGCGAGTACTACCCGGCGCTGCAGCAGCCCAACTGCAAGCTCGTCACCTGGCCGATCGCCGGGATCCACGCGAACGGCATCCGCACCGCCGAGGGCATCGAGCACCGCGCCGACTGCCTGGTGCTCGCCACCGGGTTCGAGGTCTCCAAGCAGGGCACGCCGATCCCGGTGCGCGGGCGCGGCGGCCGCGAGCTGGCGGCCGAGTGGAGCGGCGGGGCCTACGCGTACAAGAGCATCACCGTGGCCGGCTACCCCAACCTGTTCCTCACCTTCGGCCCGAACTCCGGGCCGGGGCACAACTCCGCGCTGGTCTACATGGAGGCGCAGCTCGAGTACCTCTCCGAGGCCATCGGCGTGCTGCTGAGCCGCGACCTGCGCGGGCTCGAGGTGCGCCGGGAGGTGCAGGACCGGTACAACGCGCGGCTGCAGCGCAGGCTCGCCTCGACCACCTGGAACTCCGGCTGCCGCAGCTGGTACCTGACCGAGGACGGCTTCAACGCCACCATGTACCCCGGGTTCGGCACCCAGTACGTGCGCGAACTGGCGATCGTCGACCTGGACGACTACGTGCTCACCCCGCGGCAGCCGGTTCGCGCCGAGCCCGGGATCGCGGTGCCGTTCGGCTAA
- a CDS encoding MerR family transcriptional regulator, whose protein sequence is MAEYRIDDLARAAGTTSRNVRAYQERGLLPTPARRSGRALIYDDSHLARLKIIDALLQRGFTTGHIADFIMSWETGKDLTEILGLQHAVTATWGKAGDPVTVPRELVHAFLGGDDDRPVADHDLHRLAELGLARIDDDLVEFTRPELLDTFAALHRYGFDLHRLIDVFAAMMPKVEEIARLMITTAEEQIVAQHGPGWLPDSAAEIAATTALLEHLRELGMSVVQSTFAQALEQVLRAELGAYLEVAAGNRVGRVNIE, encoded by the coding sequence ATGGCGGAGTACCGCATCGATGATCTCGCCAGGGCCGCGGGCACCACCTCCCGCAATGTGCGCGCGTACCAGGAGCGCGGCCTGCTGCCCACCCCCGCCAGGCGCAGCGGGCGCGCGCTGATCTACGACGACTCGCACCTGGCCCGGCTCAAGATCATCGACGCGCTGCTGCAGCGCGGCTTCACCACCGGGCACATCGCCGACTTCATCATGAGCTGGGAGACCGGCAAGGACCTCACCGAGATCCTCGGCCTGCAGCACGCCGTCACCGCCACCTGGGGCAAGGCGGGCGACCCGGTGACGGTGCCGCGCGAGCTCGTGCACGCCTTCCTCGGCGGCGACGACGACCGCCCGGTCGCCGACCACGACCTGCACCGGCTCGCCGAGCTCGGCCTGGCCCGGATCGACGACGACCTGGTCGAGTTCACCCGCCCCGAACTGCTGGACACCTTCGCCGCCCTGCACCGCTACGGCTTCGACCTGCACCGCCTCATCGACGTCTTCGCCGCCATGATGCCCAAGGTGGAGGAGATCGCCCGGCTCATGATCACCACCGCCGAGGAGCAGATCGTCGCCCAGCACGGGCCCGGGTGGCTTCCCGACTCCGCCGCCGAGATCGCGGCGACCACCGCGCTGCTCGAGCACCTGCGTGAGCTCGGCATGAGCGTCGTGCAGAGCACCTTCGCCCAGGCGCTGGAGCAGGTGCTCCGGGCGGAGCTGGGGGCGTATCTGGAGGTTGCGGCCGGGAATCGGGTCGGGCGCGTCAATATCGAGTGA
- a CDS encoding GAD-like domain-containing protein, with amino-acid sequence MRIELLDLLSRHNGPIDPIPVPERYFAEYAERLPDLVLDLWRELGFGGFGDGLLWACDPHRWQPIVDAWLASVALPAEYTGDQIPIFRTAYGKIYCFRPGLGQKIEIDPLFSGVHLFRPETLPGERWIDRGITDLLTFPDGQFLVYADHPTEGFDMQEDLFERIVERLGRTSHDTVYSFAPRIQEDGAIRAEHAVLADATTELAALLALQEPEVTLD; translated from the coding sequence GTGCGTATCGAGCTGCTCGACCTGCTGTCCAGGCACAACGGCCCGATCGACCCGATTCCGGTGCCGGAGCGCTACTTCGCCGAGTACGCGGAGCGGCTTCCCGATCTCGTGCTCGATCTGTGGCGGGAGCTCGGCTTCGGCGGGTTCGGGGACGGGCTGCTGTGGGCCTGCGATCCGCATCGCTGGCAGCCGATCGTGGACGCGTGGCTGGCGAGCGTCGCGCTTCCCGCCGAGTACACCGGCGATCAGATTCCGATCTTCCGGACCGCCTACGGCAAGATCTACTGCTTCCGGCCCGGATTGGGACAGAAGATCGAGATCGACCCGCTCTTCTCCGGCGTCCACCTGTTCCGGCCGGAAACGCTACCCGGGGAACGGTGGATCGATAGGGGGATCACCGACCTCCTGACCTTCCCGGACGGTCAGTTCCTGGTCTACGCCGACCACCCGACCGAGGGCTTCGATATGCAGGAGGACCTGTTCGAGCGGATCGTCGAGCGGCTGGGGCGCACCTCGCACGACACCGTCTACAGTTTCGCGCCGCGCATCCAGGAGGACGGTGCCATCCGTGCCGAGCACGCGGTGCTCGCCGACGCCACCACCGAGCTGGCCGCCCTGCTCGCGCTCCAGGAACCCGAAGTCACGCTCGACTGA
- a CDS encoding O-acetyl-ADP-ribose deacetylase: MVELVLVRGDITEQDVDAVVNAANSSLLGGGGVDGAIHRKGGPAILSACRDLRASQYGKGLPTGKAVATTGGNLPARWVIHTVGPVWSAQDDRSELLASCYRESLRVADELGARTVAFPAISTGVYGWPIDDGARIAIGAVRAADTAVREVRFVLFGPAAYDAFAAAV; encoded by the coding sequence ATGGTCGAACTCGTGCTGGTCCGGGGCGATATCACCGAGCAGGATGTGGACGCGGTGGTGAACGCGGCGAATTCCTCGCTGCTCGGCGGCGGGGGCGTGGACGGGGCCATTCATCGCAAGGGCGGTCCGGCGATCCTGTCCGCGTGCCGCGACCTGCGGGCGTCGCAGTACGGGAAGGGGCTGCCGACCGGGAAGGCCGTGGCGACGACCGGCGGGAATCTGCCCGCGCGATGGGTGATCCACACGGTCGGGCCGGTGTGGTCGGCGCAGGACGACCGATCGGAGCTGCTGGCCTCCTGCTACCGCGAGTCGCTGCGGGTGGCGGACGAGCTGGGTGCGCGAACGGTCGCCTTCCCCGCCATCTCCACCGGGGTCTACGGCTGGCCGATCGATGACGGTGCCCGCATCGCGATCGGGGCCGTCCGGGCCGCCGACACCGCGGTGCGGGAGGTGCGTTTCGTCCTGTTCGGCCCTGCGGCCTATGACGCCTTCGCCGCCGCGGTGTGA
- a CDS encoding PadR family transcriptional regulator: protein MSSPRMTGTSYAVLGLLAVQPWSTYELTRQMERSLGRIWPRAQSRLYEEPKKLVALGFATAEDDIVGRRPRTIYAITDAGRAALARWLREPGAGPVLEFEQLVKLGFADHGTKDDALRTIAAAHSWAEQRNVENLAAAEQYAQGQGLFQYRAAHTMLAGAFFTEFYAMVARWADWAAEQVQTWPENPADAVADPAELAAIARRAAWTPRDVAQPGHEADAD from the coding sequence ATGTCAAGCCCGCGCATGACCGGTACGAGCTACGCCGTGCTGGGGTTGCTCGCCGTGCAGCCCTGGAGCACCTACGAGCTGACCCGGCAGATGGAGCGCAGTCTCGGCCGGATCTGGCCCCGGGCCCAGAGCAGGCTGTACGAGGAGCCGAAGAAGCTGGTGGCGTTGGGCTTCGCCACGGCCGAGGACGACATCGTCGGGCGGCGCCCGCGGACGATCTACGCCATCACCGACGCCGGGCGCGCCGCGCTCGCCCGGTGGCTGCGGGAACCCGGTGCGGGGCCGGTCCTCGAGTTCGAGCAACTCGTGAAACTCGGCTTCGCCGACCATGGGACGAAGGACGACGCCCTGCGCACGATCGCGGCCGCCCACAGCTGGGCCGAGCAGCGCAACGTCGAAAACCTGGCCGCGGCGGAGCAGTACGCGCAGGGGCAGGGGTTGTTCCAATACCGCGCCGCGCACACCATGCTCGCCGGGGCGTTCTTCACCGAGTTCTACGCCATGGTGGCGCGGTGGGCCGACTGGGCCGCCGAACAGGTACAGACCTGGCCGGAGAACCCGGCGGACGCGGTCGCCGATCCCGCGGAGCTGGCCGCGATCGCGCGGCGCGCCGCGTGGACGCCACGCGATGTCGCGCAGCCCGGCCACGAAGCGGACGCGGACTAG
- a CDS encoding class I SAM-dependent methyltransferase yields the protein MAGVGAARNAEQVAAWDGEEGAYWAANHEIFEAVLDRYQPAFDRAAAIEPHHHVLDVGCGTGAGARAAAAAASRGRVLGVDLSTRMIEVARRLATQPNIAFERADAQIHPFGECYDVLISQTGAMFFDDPDAAFANLRRGLRPGGRMALLTWQRPEHQEWLREFSLALTGLEPPEPAAGVPGPFSLSDPDHVTALLDHAGFSDIRITGLRESTTYGRTVEQAHRFLAGFFGRMLDGQEPDRRAAALDALRATITAHRTEDGIRFDSATWLITAARP from the coding sequence ATGGCCGGAGTGGGTGCGGCGCGCAACGCCGAGCAGGTGGCTGCGTGGGACGGGGAGGAGGGCGCGTACTGGGCTGCCAACCACGAGATCTTCGAGGCGGTCCTCGACCGCTACCAGCCCGCGTTCGACAGGGCCGCGGCGATCGAACCGCACCACCATGTCCTCGATGTCGGTTGCGGCACCGGCGCGGGTGCCCGAGCCGCCGCCGCTGCCGCGTCCCGGGGTCGCGTGCTCGGCGTCGACCTCTCCACCCGGATGATCGAGGTCGCCCGCCGGCTCGCCACGCAGCCCAACATCGCCTTCGAACGCGCCGACGCCCAAATCCACCCGTTCGGCGAGTGCTACGACGTGCTGATCAGCCAGACCGGGGCCATGTTCTTCGACGATCCCGACGCCGCCTTCGCCAACCTGCGCCGCGGCCTGCGCCCCGGTGGACGCATGGCCCTGCTGACCTGGCAGCGCCCCGAGCACCAGGAATGGCTCCGGGAGTTCTCCCTGGCGCTGACCGGACTCGAGCCGCCCGAACCCGCCGCAGGCGTACCGGGCCCGTTCTCGCTCAGCGACCCCGACCACGTCACCGCGCTGCTCGACCACGCCGGATTCAGCGACATCCGGATCACCGGCCTGCGCGAGAGCACCACCTACGGTCGCACCGTCGAGCAGGCCCACCGCTTCCTGGCGGGGTTCTTCGGCCGGATGCTCGACGGCCAGGAACCCGATCGGCGCGCCGCGGCACTCGACGCGCTGCGCGCCACGATCACAGCACACCGGACCGAAGACGGAATCCGCTTCGACTCCGCCACCTGGCTCATCACCGCCGCACGCCCCTGA
- a CDS encoding alpha/beta fold hydrolase encodes MSTPSSGAAVVFVPGMAGHAGEFDAMARGWVHGPHLCLDPIYGEFTIAGQAARVAEAARAAGFTRYLVLGHSQGGVVALELARMYPDVVVAVVIVDAPVLVPAPIRTALSLFAALLHTPIGPALLRAFVRATFTAADAPEHRAGVLRRLAAVAHSDARRVVAAAFGFRAIDAFAALTVPSAYLRAEIPTRLDRLPVGVRGYDVSGAGHWVHLHRPDRLIAVLEELAAVGT; translated from the coding sequence TTGTCCACTCCCTCATCCGGAGCCGCCGTCGTCTTCGTTCCGGGAATGGCCGGGCACGCCGGGGAGTTCGACGCCATGGCCCGCGGCTGGGTCCACGGCCCCCACCTGTGCCTCGACCCGATCTACGGCGAATTCACGATCGCGGGTCAGGCCGCCCGCGTCGCCGAAGCGGCCCGCGCCGCCGGGTTCACCCGGTACCTGGTACTCGGTCACAGCCAGGGTGGAGTCGTCGCCCTCGAACTCGCTCGGATGTATCCGGACGTCGTCGTCGCCGTCGTGATCGTGGACGCACCGGTTCTGGTGCCCGCGCCGATCCGCACCGCGCTGAGCCTCTTCGCCGCGCTCCTGCACACCCCGATCGGCCCCGCCCTGCTGCGGGCCTTCGTCCGTGCGACCTTCACCGCGGCCGACGCCCCCGAGCACCGAGCCGGTGTCCTGCGACGGCTCGCCGCTGTCGCGCACTCCGACGCGCGCCGGGTCGTCGCCGCGGCTTTCGGGTTCCGCGCGATCGACGCCTTCGCCGCACTCACCGTGCCGAGCGCGTACCTGCGCGCGGAGATCCCGACCCGCCTGGACCGGCTCCCCGTCGGCGTCAGGGGGTACGACGTCAGCGGCGCCGGGCACTGGGTCCACCTGCACCGCCCCGACCGCCTTATCGCCGTACTGGAAGAACTCGCGGCCGTGGGGACGTGA
- a CDS encoding peptide synthase, translated as MRVTTADRFAPAPGTFVEYRPESGPGERSPVPPSFNQAVHLAGGGNIWLAAVFDVPGPVDHARLAGAYRALIARHGTLRSSFEPGPVRLRHPVPAVMHRLPGVPVSALPALLDERCGAFGHPSYLLGVIDRPDVATVLCAFDHAHVDGYSIALVIDDLRRLYDGETLPPTGDFVDHCAEQARLAVAPDDPRLRGWRSFFGPGEVRPPEFPLDLGVAPGETAPQAVELRVLLDGAGAERFDEWCRELGARPFAGALAALAHATHTGGGPDRLRLVFPMHTRHDERWRGALGWFTTNVPVEIPALPDPAAATRASAAAVRAAIPLGTLPLGAVLPHLGGLALRRGDIFMVSWIDYRTLPGAAHHDAIGARHISAVGRADDAQFWFSRTDSGLALRIRYPDTATARATIARLTADLAKAMTERTASAPATSSSKQAVRRPIPAEPVAP; from the coding sequence GTGCGGGTCACCACCGCTGACCGCTTCGCCCCCGCGCCGGGCACCTTCGTCGAGTACCGTCCGGAGTCCGGGCCGGGGGAACGCTCGCCGGTCCCGCCGTCGTTCAACCAGGCGGTGCACCTCGCCGGGGGCGGGAACATCTGGCTCGCCGCGGTTTTCGACGTGCCCGGCCCGGTCGACCACGCGCGGCTGGCCGGTGCCTACCGCGCGCTGATCGCCAGGCACGGCACGCTGCGCAGCTCCTTCGAGCCGGGCCCGGTCCGGCTGCGGCACCCGGTGCCCGCGGTCATGCACCGGCTCCCCGGTGTCCCGGTGTCGGCGCTGCCCGCGCTGCTCGACGAGCGCTGCGGCGCCTTCGGGCACCCGTCGTACCTGCTCGGGGTGATCGACCGGCCGGACGTCGCCACGGTGCTCTGCGCCTTCGACCACGCCCACGTGGACGGCTACTCCATCGCGCTCGTCATCGACGACCTGCGCCGCCTCTACGATGGCGAAACCCTGCCGCCCACCGGCGATTTCGTCGACCACTGCGCCGAACAGGCGCGGCTCGCGGTGGCGCCGGACGACCCGCGGCTGCGCGGGTGGCGCTCCTTCTTCGGCCCCGGCGAGGTCCGGCCGCCGGAGTTCCCGCTGGACCTGGGCGTCGCGCCGGGGGAGACCGCGCCGCAGGCGGTCGAGCTGCGCGTGCTGCTCGACGGCGCGGGCGCCGAGCGCTTCGACGAGTGGTGCCGCGAACTCGGCGCCCGCCCGTTCGCCGGGGCGCTCGCCGCGCTGGCGCACGCCACGCACACCGGCGGCGGCCCGGACCGGCTGCGCCTGGTCTTCCCCATGCACACCAGGCACGACGAGCGCTGGCGCGGTGCGCTCGGCTGGTTCACCACCAACGTGCCGGTCGAGATCCCGGCCCTGCCCGACCCCGCCGCGGCCACCCGGGCCTCCGCCGCCGCCGTGCGCGCCGCCATCCCGCTCGGCACCCTGCCGCTCGGGGCCGTGCTGCCGCACCTCGGCGGGCTCGCGCTGCGCCGCGGCGACATCTTCATGGTCTCCTGGATCGACTACCGCACGCTGCCCGGCGCCGCGCACCACGACGCCATCGGCGCCAGGCACATCTCGGCCGTCGGCCGCGCCGACGACGCCCAGTTCTGGTTCTCGCGCACCGATTCCGGGCTCGCGCTGCGGATCAGATACCCCGACACCGCGACCGCACGCGCCACGATCGCCCGGCTCACCGCCGATCTCGCTAAGGCGATGACCGAACGCACAGCCTCGGCACCGGCAACGAGTTCGTCGAAACAGGCTGTGCGGAGACCAATCCCGGCGGAGCCCGTCGCTCCGTAG
- a CDS encoding condensation domain-containing protein: MIITALANWNPPAGSVFEWHPAGPPRAEPDPGRASFLQENHVRGVAAGQHAGREHHAYLATATEVAGELEATAMSRAVERFSLRHAGLRTWLEVDNGAVTRMRVPESAVAFEVRPIGETEGGAAFREYALARFSREAIVTSYPGFAVGAVRRPGSFTLYYGCDHALSDGISQALVLPELLELYRAEATGAALGPFTSTPAGGFPEYAAAEHALAAEFGPESREIAEWLEIVRHNDGALPSCPVDLGLAPGETAPMRPIEFDLLDADGTAAFDAVCKSEGVRFVAGVLAAVAVADLEIAGKPDYYGMIVTSTRDRGDYLLSQGWFCNFAPVAFPVRSAGTFRELLAHAHAGYERALRLAAAPVQSVITALLMSGADPAKVAASPNMLSYIDFRRFPGAGSSEYEHGMLFTGEGATGNASLWINRDRRHLYLGCQSPGTPAAQAALAPYHARLREVFAEVARDGDRAIRPREVIGAGHHR; the protein is encoded by the coding sequence GTGATCATCACCGCCCTCGCCAACTGGAACCCGCCCGCGGGCAGCGTGTTCGAATGGCACCCGGCCGGTCCGCCGCGGGCCGAGCCCGACCCGGGGCGCGCCTCCTTCCTCCAGGAGAACCACGTCCGCGGGGTGGCGGCCGGGCAGCACGCGGGCCGCGAGCACCACGCCTACCTGGCCACCGCCACCGAGGTGGCCGGTGAGCTGGAGGCCACCGCCATGAGCCGCGCGGTCGAGCGCTTCTCCCTGCGGCACGCCGGGCTGCGCACCTGGCTCGAGGTGGACAACGGCGCCGTCACCAGGATGCGGGTGCCGGAGAGCGCGGTCGCCTTCGAGGTGCGTCCCATCGGGGAGACCGAGGGCGGTGCGGCGTTCCGCGAGTACGCGCTGGCCCGGTTCTCCCGCGAGGCGATCGTGACCTCGTACCCGGGATTCGCGGTCGGCGCGGTGCGCAGACCGGGGTCGTTCACGCTGTACTACGGCTGCGACCACGCGCTCAGCGACGGCATCTCGCAGGCGCTGGTGCTGCCCGAGCTGCTCGAGCTGTACCGGGCCGAGGCCACCGGGGCCGCGCTCGGCCCGTTCACCAGCACGCCGGCCGGTGGCTTCCCGGAGTACGCCGCGGCCGAGCACGCGCTGGCCGCGGAGTTCGGCCCGGAGAGCCGGGAGATCGCCGAGTGGCTGGAGATCGTGCGGCACAACGACGGCGCGCTGCCGAGCTGCCCGGTCGATCTCGGGCTCGCCCCCGGCGAAACCGCGCCGATGCGGCCGATCGAGTTCGACCTGCTCGACGCCGACGGCACCGCCGCCTTCGATGCCGTCTGCAAGTCCGAGGGCGTGCGCTTCGTCGCCGGCGTGCTCGCCGCGGTGGCCGTCGCCGACCTGGAGATCGCGGGCAAGCCGGACTACTACGGCATGATCGTCACCAGCACCAGGGACCGCGGCGACTACCTGCTGTCGCAGGGCTGGTTCTGCAATTTCGCGCCGGTCGCCTTCCCGGTGCGCTCGGCGGGCACCTTCCGGGAGCTGCTGGCGCACGCGCACGCGGGCTACGAGCGCGCGCTGCGGCTGGCGGCGGCGCCGGTGCAGTCGGTGATCACCGCGCTGCTCATGTCCGGTGCCGACCCGGCGAAGGTGGCGGCGAGCCCGAACATGCTCTCCTACATCGACTTCCGCCGCTTTCCCGGCGCGGGCAGCTCGGAGTACGAGCACGGCATGCTCTTCACCGGCGAGGGCGCGACCGGCAATGCCTCGCTCTGGATCAACCGCGACCGGCGCCACCTCTACCTCGGCTGCCAGAGCCCGGGCACCCCGGCCGCCCAGGCGGCGCTCGCGCCCTACCACGCGCGGCTGCGCGAGGTCTTCGCCGAGGTCGCCAGGGACGGTGATCGTGCGATCCGCCCGCGGGAGGTGATCGGTGCGGGTCACCACCGCTGA
- a CDS encoding condensation domain-containing protein: MEFTELADYPLPAGTLTEWVPAVPGDPWRPDDRPLSWIHEEHCARRQADSGPGSWLGTIFEIPDRYDEQALRETLRRWIARHETFRTTVRPGAEGAPLWNRYGVRADEVDVTPRHVGALRTGTRVYQHITDFFEARLAPTRWPHCLLATVTDPVPARPGGGFLLVFGADHSVMDAYSMMLAISEIQRLYREVRTGEPAALPEVGSCVDYGGIERGYGDELTPAHPAVRGWQQFLRRCGDRFPGFPLDIVSPRRPTPGRHQSGLSAWSLTAEKAAAFEARCRAAGHSVQTGVLATVAAATRTLAGTDTLDFAMPMHTRQQPGDVHAMGWYVGLAPVRIESAGADGFDAVLDRAATAVRTARPLARYPYPRVAHLLGNPSVPRFVVSYLDVRAVPDAAEWRRWAVRPLRSGETSDDEVYFWIARSPDGLAISARFPSNEVAAANVHRFINTVSQLLGAVASTGELPVPAMAVRG, from the coding sequence ATGGAATTCACAGAGCTTGCCGACTACCCGCTGCCCGCGGGCACCCTCACCGAATGGGTGCCCGCCGTACCGGGTGATCCGTGGCGTCCGGACGATCGGCCGCTGAGCTGGATCCACGAGGAGCACTGCGCCCGAAGACAGGCCGATTCCGGACCCGGTTCGTGGCTCGGCACCATCTTCGAGATCCCGGATCGCTACGACGAGCAGGCACTGCGGGAGACGCTGCGGCGCTGGATCGCCCGGCACGAGACCTTCCGCACCACGGTGCGCCCCGGCGCCGAGGGCGCCCCCCTCTGGAACCGGTACGGCGTCCGCGCCGACGAGGTCGACGTCACGCCGCGCCACGTCGGCGCGCTGCGCACCGGAACCCGCGTCTACCAGCACATCACCGACTTCTTCGAGGCCAGGCTGGCGCCGACGCGCTGGCCGCACTGCCTGCTCGCCACCGTCACCGACCCGGTCCCCGCCCGCCCCGGCGGCGGCTTCCTGCTGGTCTTCGGCGCCGACCACTCGGTCATGGACGCGTACTCGATGATGCTGGCCATCAGCGAGATCCAGCGCCTCTACCGCGAGGTGCGCACCGGCGAGCCCGCCGCGCTGCCCGAGGTCGGCAGCTGCGTCGACTACGGCGGCATCGAGCGCGGCTACGGCGACGAGCTGACCCCCGCGCACCCGGCCGTGCGCGGCTGGCAGCAGTTCCTGCGCCGCTGCGGCGATCGCTTCCCCGGCTTCCCGCTCGACATCGTCTCCCCGCGCAGGCCGACCCCGGGCAGGCACCAGAGCGGCCTCTCCGCCTGGTCGCTGACGGCCGAGAAGGCCGCCGCCTTCGAGGCGCGCTGCCGGGCCGCCGGCCACTCGGTGCAGACCGGTGTGCTGGCCACGGTCGCGGCGGCCACGCGCACGCTGGCGGGTACCGACACCCTCGACTTCGCCATGCCCATGCACACCAGGCAGCAGCCGGGCGACGTGCACGCCATGGGCTGGTACGTCGGGCTGGCTCCGGTGCGGATCGAGAGCGCGGGCGCCGACGGCTTCGACGCCGTGCTCGACCGGGCCGCCACCGCCGTGCGCACCGCCCGCCCGCTGGCCCGCTACCCGTACCCCCGGGTCGCGCACCTGCTCGGGAATCCGTCGGTGCCGCGCTTCGTCGTCTCCTACCTGGACGTACGCGCGGTCCCGGACGCCGCCGAGTGGCGCCGCTGGGCGGTGCGCCCGCTGCGCAGCGGCGAGACCTCCGACGACGAGGTGTACTTCTGGATCGCGCGCTCCCCGGACGGCCTCGCCATCTCGGCGCGCTTCCCGAGCAACGAGGTCGCGGCCGCCAATGTGCACCGCTTCATCAACACCGTCTCCCAGCTGCTCGGCGCCGTCGCCAGCACCGGCGAGCTGCCGGTCCCCGCCATGGCGGTGCGCGGGTGA